GCAAACGACAGGAAGTCCGCACCGCGCGACGGCTGGAACCTGTCGACGGCCTGGACGAGACCGAGCCGCGCGACCTGCACCAGGTCATCGTGGCTCTCCCCGCGCCCGCCGAACCTCTGTGCGATGTGCTGAGCGAGCGGAAGGCTCTCCACCACGGCTCTGTCGCGAAGAGTGACACGTCGCGGATCGTTCTCATGGAGATTCTCACGTTCAGCGAGGAGATCGCTCACGTGGTCGTACTCGTGGTCCTTCATCCCTGAGCTCCTTCTGACGTCGACCGCAGAAAGGCTGGACGCACATGGCGTCGCCTGCTGTGCGGTGATGTGATTGCCCGGACGCGCGGCGTCTCGAGGGCACGGAACTCGGCTGTTGGTTGAACCGAGTGCTCTCAACGCTACCTTCTTCAGGCCTGTCTAGAAAGGAGTTCGGCGCAATCAGGACCGTTTCGACCGGCGTGACGCCTTCCGATTCGCACGTTCGATCGCGTCGACGAGTTCGGCTTTGCGCATCGTCGACCGCCCGCGGATGTCCAGGTCGCAGGCCACCTGCAAGAGGTGCTTCTTGGACGCGTCCGACCCGCCGCTGCGATCACGCTCATCGGATGGGCCCCGCTTCGTCTTCGCGACCCATCGATCGCCGACTCTCTCGTACGAGTGTTTCAGCGCGCTGTAGGCGACGCGGTGCGCGGACTCCTCCGAGCCGTACTCTTCGAGCGCACTGTCGTGCGCTTCGGCGAACGTGCGCTGCGCCTTCTTCGACGACCGGGCCACGGTGTCGGGCAGTTCACTCTTGCGGGGGCGGCCCTTCTCATCTGTCTTCGGCATCTGACGTCATCCTCCTCATTCTCGTGGGTGAGTGCCAGCGACGCGTACTCCGTCAGCCGGGGTGGGTCTCTCCGCCGATCGGCGCCAGCACTTCGCCCGTGTAGTACGAGGACAGCTGAGGCGCAGCGAAGAACACGTACGACGGGGCGATCTCATCCGGCTGCGCGGAACGCCCCATCGGTGCCTGTTCGCCGAATGTCTCGACCTGGTCGGCGCGCAAGGTCGCCGGGATCAGCGGTGTCCAGACAGGTCCTGGCGCGACGCAGTTGACCCGGATCTGCCGGTCCATCAGCGCCTGAGCCAGCGACATGGTGAACGCGTGGACGGCCCCCTTGGTGGCCGAGTAGTCGATGAGAGTCTTGTTGCCGCGCAGCCCGTTGACTGACCCGGTGTTTGATGATCGCTCCGCCCGGTGTCAGGTGATCGAGCGCGGCCCGAGTGGTGTGAAAGAAGCTGTCGATGTTCACTGCGAATGTGCGCGACCACTGTTCGTCGGTCAGCTCCGACAGGTCGTCCACCGGCGCCTGGTACGCCACGTTGTTGACCAGTATCTCGAGTCCGCCGAGATCCTCAACGGTCCGTTGGACCACGTCGGTGCACACGTTCCGGTCGGCGAGATCACCGCGATACGCGACGCTGCGCCGCCCTTCCGCCTCGACGAGCTCCACCGTTCGGCGGGCGTCGTCGCCTTCGGAGAGGTAGGCAATGGCGACGTCTGCACCCTCTTTTGCGAACGCGACAGCCACCGCTCGTCCAATGCCGGAGTCACCCCCGGTGATGAGGGCTCGGCGACCTTTCAGCAGCCCTCTCCCGACGTAGTCTCTCATCGAGTCTCTGGGCTGCTCGCTCATCGCATGGGTGTGGCCGGGGTACGGAATGGTCTGTTCGTCGTCACGATTCGACATGTGTGACGGGTTCCCCGCGTGCGGACCCGGAAAACATCAGGCGATGTCGGCGCACACCCCGGTAGCCTGTCCGGCGACCACGTTGCCTGCACCCGTGGCCCGATCGACGGCGTCGCAGTCCAACGCCCCGCGGACGTTGGTGCGGATGAGATTCGCGGTCCGCGCCGACGAGATCTCCAGCGTGCCGCGAACCGTCGTCGCTCGCACGGTCACGGTGCTCTCGGACCGGATCTCCAGGGTGCCGCCGACCGTAGACCCGACGACCGTCACCGGGCCCGAAGCGATGATCCTTACCGAACCCGTCACCGCGACATTGACGAGTTTCACGACTCGACGTCCGTCGAAGACGACGTCCTGGTCGATGGTTTCGCCCGTGAGCACACACGCCTGCGCGCCTTCCGCCAGCCCACGGGTCTTGCAGAGGGTGTCCGCGCGTGCGTTCGGGGTCTCCTGACGAGCCGTCGGCGCGGCGGTCTCGGTCACCGTGAGGGTGTCGGTTTCCTTGACTTGACCTGCGATGTCGTCTCGTCCGCACGCGGCGGTCCCCAGGATCACGGTCATCAGGGCCACCGCTCCGACCAGGCGTCGCATCTCGTTCCTCCCGAACGGTCCCCCGCGCCGCCCGCCGGCGCAGTCTCGGTCCAGACGTTACCTGTGACCGTCCGTGTCGGTGCACTCCTACGGGTCGGACCGACGACGAACGTTGTCCGCTGCTCGACAGCCCTTCTCAATACGCTCCAGTTCGAGGGCGGTGTCACCGCCCGCCGATTCAGACCGACAGGTAGGAAAACCCCTATGCGGAACCCGCGCATCGCCGTCGCCGTCGCGGCAATCGTCGCACTC
This genomic window from Gordonia sp. PDNC005 contains:
- a CDS encoding ChaB family protein, encoding MPKTDEKGRPRKSELPDTVARSSKKAQRTFAEAHDSALEEYGSEESAHRVAYSALKHSYERVGDRWVAKTKRGPSDERDRSGGSDASKKHLLQVACDLDIRGRSTMRKAELVDAIERANRKASRRSKRS